CGTTGCACCCAAGATGTCTATCCTAAAGCATTATGAGAGAGATTTCGGTTTGAAGTTTCCTCTCTTAATGCAGAGACTATTCCAATCTTTTCAAGAGAATCGATATCCAGACATTAATACAAGGGAGAACTTAGCCAAAGAATTGCAGATGACAGTTAAACAAGTAAGGAGTTTTCTAGTACATGTTCTTTCTATTATTATTTTTCACTGTTTGTCGATCCTGTTTCATCTCTGGTGCTAAGCTGTTTATGTACTTTACAGGTTAGTAGCTGGTTTAATAATACGCGTTTTTCGACAAACAAAAGGATTGCTTCAAAGGAAGATGTTGAAAAGTTAAGAACAGGTGAAGGGGAGACATCTGTTGCTGGAAGTAGCGAACAAACCATGGAAACCAAGTCCGTCGTAGAGAATAAGATTGGAGCATCGGATTTAACCAATACTGGATCAAGAAAAAGGAGAAGGTAGATTTTGATTCAATTATGGAGGTTGTAGATCAATAGTGAAGACATGAATGAATATAGTTGAACACAAGCTAAAAACATAAGCAAAGATACGAAGAGATCAAAACCTCACCAGTCATCAGGTTGGTTATGCTGGTTTGTTACACATTTTTGGGATGCGCTTATGTATCTAAAGACTGAGAATCAGTGATGCTAAAGTGAAAAGCTGTGGCAAAATAATTGAATATTTCTTCTAAAATTTGGATTAGTTTTCATCTTATGAAAGTTTTTGTTTAATTTCCAAGCAGAGAGAGATTTTGACACAGCATTTTTGGTTGTGGTTTGTGTAATCGATAGAGACCGGTTTAGTAATATTAATTGTTTTGGTCTAATATAACCGGTTTAATTTGAAATAAGTCTAACCGGTCTGAAATGTCTTTTATTAAGATAGGCCCATCATGATAATACAAGGGCTGCATAAACCACAGCAGAGTCCGGGACTTGGTAACGTGTAGCAAAAGGTGAGAGGAAAATGAAGAAGGTGCTGAAAGTATACGGCGGCGTTTTGAGGCTAGTGCGGCTTTTACCGGCGGACACGAGGCCGTACTACGCCAAGTACGCGAGGGAGAATTTCGTTAATTACCGTGAAGTCGACGTAAGCGAAACCCCCCTCGACGAACTCTATCAACGAGCTTACAATCACTCACTCTGGGTACTCAAAAAGGTA
This sequence is a window from Brassica oleracea var. oleracea cultivar TO1000 chromosome C1, BOL, whole genome shotgun sequence. Protein-coding genes within it:
- the LOC106315228 gene encoding LYR motif-containing protein At3g19508-like, with the protein product MKKVLKVYGGVLRLVRLLPADTRPYYAKYARENFVNYREVDVSETPLDELYQRAYNHSLWVLKKYSIDESAAKKMKEICFE